A single genomic interval of Romboutsia ilealis harbors:
- the rpe gene encoding ribulose-phosphate 3-epimerase, producing the protein MIKLAPSILSANFAKLLEDVKKVENAGCEYLHIDVMDGHFVPNITLGPSVVKSLRKDVNMVFDAHLMIENPDQYIKEFVDAGCDIIVVHQEACRHLHRTIQNIKSYGIKVGVSLNPATPIETIKHIIRDVDMVLIMTVNPGFGGQSFIESMIPKIEELKIFIDSEGLNVDIQVDGGIKPDNVDKVVRAGANVIVAGSAIFNSEDIKSTVDLFRKNACAVK; encoded by the coding sequence ATGATCAAATTAGCACCATCAATATTATCAGCGAATTTTGCAAAATTATTAGAAGATGTTAAAAAGGTAGAAAATGCAGGATGTGAATATTTACATATTGATGTTATGGATGGACACTTTGTTCCGAATATAACTTTAGGTCCTAGCGTAGTTAAATCTTTAAGAAAAGATGTAAATATGGTATTTGATGCTCATCTTATGATAGAGAATCCAGATCAATATATAAAAGAATTTGTTGATGCAGGTTGTGATATAATAGTAGTTCATCAAGAAGCTTGTAGACACCTACATAGAACTATACAAAATATAAAATCATATGGAATAAAGGTTGGGGTTTCATTAAATCCTGCAACGCCAATAGAAACCATAAAGCATATAATAAGAGATGTTGATATGGTGCTTATTATGACTGTAAATCCTGGTTTTGGAGGTCAATCATTTATAGAAAGTATGATACCTAAAATAGAAGAATTGAAAATATTTATAGATAGTGAAGGTTTAAATGTAGATATACAAGTAGATGGTGGAATAAAACCTGATAATGTAGATAAAGTGGTAAGAGCCGGAGCAAATGTAATAGTAGCTGGATCTGCAATATTCAATAGTGAAGATATAAAATCTACAGTAGACTTATTTAGAAAAAATGCATGTGCGGTGAAGTAG
- the rsgA gene encoding ribosome small subunit-dependent GTPase A produces the protein MINGKIIKGIGGFYYVDTENGLYECRARGIFRKNKITPLVGDRVSINVVDEENKKGVVEEIEERDTELVRPPIANVDKALIVFAIKNPSPNLSLLDRFIVLAEKENLEIVIVFTKVDLDTDGELLDELKDIYEASGYKVIPVSNKLKLNIDKIKEELKGNTVVFAGPSGVGKSSLLNEVDKNFELKTGEVSDKIKRGKHTTRHAELLKLECGGMVADTPGFSSLILDDIDESELKEYFIEFDKYDECRFGSRCIHENEPSCAVKEAVENREISKKRYESYIQLLNEIRAGKRRY, from the coding sequence ATGATAAATGGAAAAATTATAAAGGGCATAGGGGGATTTTACTACGTAGATACAGAAAATGGACTTTATGAATGTAGAGCTAGAGGAATATTTAGAAAAAATAAAATAACGCCTTTAGTTGGAGATAGAGTTAGTATAAATGTAGTTGATGAAGAAAATAAAAAAGGTGTTGTAGAGGAAATAGAAGAGAGAGATACCGAACTAGTAAGACCACCAATAGCAAATGTAGATAAGGCTTTAATAGTATTTGCTATAAAAAATCCATCACCAAACCTATCACTATTAGACAGATTTATAGTTTTAGCAGAAAAAGAAAATTTGGAAATAGTTATAGTATTTACTAAAGTTGACCTGGATACTGATGGTGAACTTTTAGATGAATTAAAAGATATATATGAAGCAAGTGGATATAAGGTAATACCTGTTAGTAATAAGCTTAAATTAAACATAGATAAAATAAAAGAAGAACTAAAAGGAAATACCGTTGTGTTTGCTGGACCATCTGGTGTAGGAAAATCTAGCTTATTAAATGAAGTAGATAAAAATTTTGAATTAAAGACTGGAGAAGTTAGTGATAAAATTAAAAGAGGTAAACACACTACTCGTCATGCAGAACTTCTAAAATTAGAGTGTGGAGGAATGGTTGCAGATACTCCTGGATTTAGTTCATTGATACTTGATGACATAGATGAAAGTGAATTGAAAGAATATTTTATAGAATTTGACAAGTATGATGAATGCAGATTTGGTTCTAGATGTATTCATGAAAATGAACCAAGTTGTGCCGTAAAGGAAGCAGTAGAAAATAGAGAGATATCTAAAAAAAGATATGAAAGCTATATTCAATTATTAAATGAAATAAGAGCAGGGAAGAGGAGATATTAA
- the pknB gene encoding Stk1 family PASTA domain-containing Ser/Thr kinase has product MGETVLGNRYEIIKKIGDGGMAFVYKAKDILLNRIVAVKVLRPEFVDDDEFLGKFKREAEAVASLSHPNIVNVYDVGEDGKVHYIVMEYIDGQNLKEIIKNEGTLDEYTALDITKQIAMALSAAHKKGIIHRDIKPHNILISNEGRVVKVADFGIAKAVSNSTMTNIGSIIGSVHYFSPEQAKGKFVSNNADLYSLGIVLYEMIIGKVPFRGDSPISIALQHINDEIEFTSEERVNIPQSVRTIIKKLTEKSSVDRYQTAEEVIEDIEYIEKNIDLDFIKEYDNYVTKNIDMKELNKQINIEKDRYDEEVVYDDEDNDDYYEEEKPKYKKKQKNKKSPNRSRKRLKIALAGLILILVTQVFIVAKFFLRGFGNNDGQITTPNLYNLTLDEAQKSLDKLNLNIRVNIEDEYSNEVEKGKIISQQPMSGSILQEGDVVTLVLSKGPMNGNIPNVVGLTLGEAGNILKENKLSLGSNIKYEYSDIYSSGLIISQDPKSGSKNNQEWGIVNVVVSKGQKEEVQPSEEVTQPPHTQDNVTSGSTDGNTSGSTGGEASGSTGGEASGSTDGEASGSTDGDTSDGISEHNNFTE; this is encoded by the coding sequence GTGGGAGAGACTGTTTTAGGAAATAGATATGAAATCATCAAAAAAATTGGTGATGGAGGAATGGCTTTTGTATACAAAGCTAAAGATATTTTATTAAATAGAATAGTTGCAGTTAAGGTATTAAGACCTGAATTTGTAGACGATGATGAATTTTTAGGTAAATTTAAAAGAGAAGCAGAAGCGGTTGCAAGTCTTTCACATCCTAATATAGTGAATGTGTATGATGTAGGAGAAGATGGCAAAGTTCATTATATAGTAATGGAATATATTGATGGACAAAATTTAAAAGAAATAATAAAAAATGAAGGAACACTAGATGAATATACAGCCCTTGATATAACAAAGCAAATAGCGATGGCTCTTAGTGCGGCTCATAAAAAGGGTATAATTCATAGAGATATAAAACCACACAATATACTTATATCTAATGAAGGAAGGGTTGTTAAGGTTGCGGATTTTGGTATAGCAAAAGCTGTTTCCAACTCAACTATGACTAATATTGGTAGTATAATAGGTTCTGTACATTATTTTTCACCAGAACAAGCAAAGGGTAAATTTGTAAGTAATAATGCAGATCTTTATTCTTTAGGAATAGTTTTATATGAAATGATAATAGGCAAAGTTCCTTTTAGAGGGGATAGTCCTATATCTATAGCGTTACAACATATAAACGATGAAATTGAATTTACTTCAGAAGAAAGGGTGAATATACCTCAAAGTGTTAGAACTATAATTAAGAAATTAACTGAGAAATCTAGTGTTGATAGATATCAAACTGCTGAGGAAGTCATAGAAGATATAGAGTATATAGAAAAGAACATAGATTTGGATTTTATAAAAGAGTATGATAATTATGTTACAAAAAATATAGATATGAAGGAATTGAATAAACAGATAAATATAGAAAAAGATAGATATGATGAAGAAGTAGTTTATGATGATGAAGACAATGATGATTACTATGAAGAAGAAAAGCCTAAGTATAAGAAGAAGCAAAAAAATAAAAAATCGCCTAACAGGAGTAGAAAAAGATTAAAAATAGCTTTAGCTGGATTAATTTTAATTTTAGTTACTCAAGTATTTATAGTTGCTAAATTCTTTTTAAGAGGATTTGGTAATAATGACGGTCAGATAACTACACCAAATTTATACAATTTAACGTTAGATGAAGCACAAAAGAGTCTTGATAAATTAAATCTAAATATAAGGGTTAATATAGAAGATGAGTATAGTAATGAAGTTGAGAAAGGTAAAATAATATCTCAACAACCTATGTCAGGTTCTATTCTTCAAGAAGGCGATGTAGTGACTTTAGTATTAAGTAAAGGACCTATGAATGGGAATATACCTAATGTAGTAGGACTTACTTTAGGAGAAGCGGGAAATATTCTAAAGGAGAATAAGTTATCCTTAGGTAGTAATATAAAGTATGAGTACAGTGATATATACAGTAGTGGATTAATTATATCTCAAGATCCTAAATCAGGTAGTAAAAATAATCAAGAATGGGGAATTGTAAATGTAGTTGTTAGTAAAGGTCAGAAAGAAGAAGTTCAACCTTCAGAAGAAGTAACACAACCACCTCATACACAAGATAATGTTACAAGTGGAAGCACTGATGGAAATACAAGTGGAAGTACTGGTGGAGAAGCAAGTGGAAGCACTGGTGGAGAAGCAAGTGGAAGCACTGATGGAGAAGCAAGTGGAAGCACTGATGGAGATACAAGTGATGGCATAAGTGAACATAATAATTTTACAGAGTAA
- a CDS encoding Stp1/IreP family PP2C-type Ser/Thr phosphatase: MIYNCASHIGKVRKNNEDYCKGEIIDTDFGSIGIFALADGMGGHNKGEVASKLAVENIVEFFKENLLQSGNIKIDYIDDIIKQAYHNVNHIIYEKSMSSLEFEGMGTTLVIAIIYKNNLYVANVGDSRCYLLNEEGFNKITIDHSVVEELVKANIITEEEAKTHPRRNHITRAIGTDEMVIVDIFKKQIDTGNKILLTSDGLTGFVDDNTIEEILLKDENVEDLAQELINTANDVSGRDNISVILIEEK, from the coding sequence GTGATTTATAACTGTGCATCCCATATAGGTAAGGTTAGAAAAAATAACGAAGATTACTGTAAGGGTGAAATAATAGACACAGATTTTGGATCTATTGGAATATTTGCACTAGCTGATGGAATGGGTGGACATAACAAAGGTGAAGTAGCAAGTAAACTAGCAGTAGAAAATATAGTTGAGTTTTTTAAAGAAAATTTATTACAAAGTGGTAATATAAAGATTGATTATATTGATGATATTATTAAACAAGCTTATCATAATGTTAATCATATAATATATGAAAAATCTATGAGTAGTTTAGAATTTGAAGGAATGGGAACTACACTTGTAATAGCAATTATATATAAAAATAATTTATATGTTGCTAACGTAGGAGATAGTAGATGTTATTTACTTAACGAGGAAGGCTTTAATAAAATAACAATAGATCATTCAGTTGTTGAAGAGCTTGTAAAAGCAAATATTATTACTGAAGAAGAAGCAAAAACACATCCAAGAAGGAATCATATAACTAGGGCTATTGGAACAGATGAAATGGTTATAGTGGATATATTTAAAAAGCAAATAGATACAGGAAATAAGATATTATTAACAAGTGATGGATTAACTGGATTTGTAGATGATAATACCATAGAAGAGATACTATTAAAAGATGAAAATGTAGAGGATTTAGCACAAGAATTGATAAATACCGCAAATGATGTTTCTGGAAGAGACAATATTTCGGTTATATTGATAGAAGAGAAATAG
- the rlmN gene encoding 23S rRNA (adenine(2503)-C(2))-methyltransferase RlmN — translation MSQNKVALKNFTEEELKEFVKSIGEPSFRGSQIYSWIYKGAKTFDDMKNIPKSLREKLEEVSFIGNLKIELSLKSNIDKTRKYLFELNDGNIIESVMMDYEDRVTVCISNQVGCRMGCRFCASTLEGLIRNLEPWEIIDQILKIQEDIGKRVSNLVLMGSGEPLDNFENTKKFLKIVNDKNGLNIGYRHITLSTCGIAPKMMELADLEIPINLALSLHSPYDEKRKEIMPIANAYPIKDILDACKYYIKKTNRRVTIEYSLIKGVNDSEKEAKELIRLLKGMLCHVNLIPVNNVEERDFKRPDKSHIYRFRDILEKNNIPATVRISMGSDIGGACGQLRRKHK, via the coding sequence ATGAGTCAAAATAAAGTAGCATTAAAAAACTTTACAGAAGAAGAATTAAAAGAATTTGTAAAATCTATAGGAGAGCCGTCATTTAGAGGGTCTCAAATCTATTCATGGATATACAAAGGAGCAAAGACTTTTGATGATATGAAAAATATACCAAAGTCTTTAAGAGAAAAGCTTGAAGAAGTTTCTTTTATCGGAAATTTAAAAATAGAATTAAGTTTAAAATCTAATATAGACAAAACTAGAAAATACTTATTTGAATTAAATGATGGTAATATAATAGAATCTGTAATGATGGATTATGAAGATAGAGTTACAGTTTGTATATCAAATCAAGTTGGATGCAGAATGGGATGTAGATTTTGTGCATCTACATTAGAAGGATTGATAAGAAATTTAGAGCCATGGGAAATTATAGATCAAATACTTAAGATACAAGAAGATATAGGAAAGAGAGTTTCAAATTTAGTGTTAATGGGAAGTGGAGAACCATTAGATAATTTTGAAAATACTAAAAAATTCTTAAAAATTGTTAATGATAAAAATGGTTTAAACATAGGTTATAGACATATAACATTATCTACATGTGGAATAGCTCCGAAGATGATGGAATTAGCTGATTTAGAAATTCCTATTAACTTAGCACTGTCTCTTCATTCTCCATATGATGAAAAAAGAAAAGAAATAATGCCTATAGCAAATGCTTATCCAATAAAAGATATATTAGATGCATGTAAATACTATATTAAAAAAACAAATAGGAGGGTTACTATAGAATATTCTTTAATAAAAGGTGTAAATGACTCTGAAAAAGAAGCAAAAGAACTTATAAGATTATTAAAAGGGATGCTATGCCATGTAAATCTGATTCCTGTTAATAATGTTGAAGAAAGAGATTTTAAAAGACCAGATAAATCTCATATATACAGATTCAGAGATATATTAGAAAAAAATAACATACCAGCTACAGTTAGAATATCTATGGGCTCAGATATAGGTGGAGCTTGTGGACAATTGAGAAGAAAACATAAGTAG
- the rsmB gene encoding 16S rRNA (cytosine(967)-C(5))-methyltransferase RsmB, producing the protein MKAREIAFKILCDIEENNNYSNIAINKHFKNLKISNQDRGLATEIVYGVVENKYYLDYVINKLSKIKTQKLSICVKILLRMGIYQIAFLNSISDYAAVNETVNLVKKYDKRSSGFVNAILRNIIRNKDEILNVDIENDDIMYLSTKYSYSPWMIKNFINSFGRDFTEDLIEANNEKPSIYLRTNTLKISRDELIEKLKENGLKVYKVSIIDEAIKVENLKDIENNELFKEGLFTIQDISSMMASKVLNPKENSNALDVCSAPGGKTTHIATLMNNTGKVISRDVFEHKLKLINNTVNRLGLTNVEVQNFDASILDENSVDKFDYVLADVPCSGLGIIRRKPEIKYKSKAEIKDLPVLQRKILENASKYVKVGGSLLYSTCTILDSENIEVINNFLKENDNFELVPIDEVNVDLDNQEKGYLKIYPNIHGMDGFFIAKLKRVR; encoded by the coding sequence ATGAAGGCAAGAGAGATAGCATTTAAAATTCTTTGTGATATAGAAGAAAATAACAATTATTCTAATATAGCAATAAATAAACATTTTAAAAATTTAAAAATATCAAATCAAGATAGAGGACTAGCTACAGAAATTGTATATGGAGTAGTTGAAAACAAATATTATTTAGACTATGTTATAAATAAACTTTCAAAGATAAAGACGCAAAAATTATCAATATGTGTTAAAATATTACTAAGAATGGGGATTTATCAGATTGCGTTTTTAAATAGTATTTCGGATTACGCAGCTGTAAATGAAACTGTTAACTTAGTCAAGAAGTATGATAAAAGATCTAGTGGATTTGTAAATGCCATACTTAGAAATATTATAAGGAATAAAGATGAGATATTAAATGTAGATATAGAAAATGACGATATAATGTATCTATCTACTAAATATTCATATAGTCCTTGGATGATAAAAAATTTTATTAATAGTTTTGGAAGAGATTTTACAGAAGACTTAATAGAAGCTAATAATGAAAAGCCTAGTATATATTTAAGAACTAATACATTAAAGATTAGCAGAGATGAACTTATAGAAAAATTAAAAGAAAATGGGTTAAAAGTTTATAAAGTATCTATTATAGATGAAGCTATAAAGGTTGAAAATCTTAAAGATATAGAAAATAATGAATTATTTAAAGAAGGATTATTTACTATACAAGATATAAGTTCTATGATGGCATCAAAGGTATTAAATCCTAAAGAAAATTCAAATGCATTAGATGTATGTAGTGCTCCTGGAGGAAAAACTACTCACATAGCAACACTTATGAACAATACTGGTAAGGTTATTTCTAGAGATGTATTTGAACATAAATTAAAACTTATAAATAATACGGTAAATAGATTAGGTCTTACAAACGTAGAAGTTCAAAACTTTGATGCATCAATTTTAGATGAAAATAGCGTAGATAAATTTGATTATGTTCTAGCTGATGTTCCTTGCTCAGGTCTGGGTATAATAAGAAGAAAGCCAGAAATAAAATATAAATCAAAGGCAGAAATAAAAGATTTACCAGTTTTACAAAGAAAGATTTTAGAAAATGCATCCAAGTATGTTAAGGTAGGTGGAAGTCTTTTATACAGTACATGTACTATATTAGATAGTGAAAATATAGAAGTAATAAATAATTTCTTAAAAGAAAATGACAACTTTGAATTAGTACCTATCGATGAAGTAAATGTAGATTTAGATAATCAAGAAAAAGGATACTTAAAAATATATCCTAATATTCACGGTATGGATGGATTCTTTATAGCAAAATTAAAAAGAGTAAGGTAG
- a CDS encoding zinc metallopeptidase yields the protein MPYYGYGYYGGIDPTFIILIPAILFTMYAQFKVSSTTSRFLRVNTQRGFTGEQVARRILESNGLYDVRIEMVRGHLSDHYDPRSKVLRLSQDIYYGTSVTSVAVAAHECGHAIQHAKGYVPLNLRSSLVPVVNFASNISWILIALGFIMRGPFLEIGILLFSASVLFQIITLPVEFNASNRALVQLGNLGIVEGKELNQSRKVLTAAALTYVAAALTSVLQLLRLVAIANRDND from the coding sequence ATGCCATACTATGGTTACGGATACTATGGAGGAATTGATCCTACTTTCATAATCTTAATTCCAGCAATACTTTTTACTATGTATGCTCAGTTTAAAGTAAGTTCAACAACTAGTAGATTTTTAAGAGTCAATACTCAAAGAGGATTTACAGGGGAACAAGTTGCAAGAAGAATATTAGAATCAAATGGATTATATGATGTTAGAATTGAAATGGTAAGAGGTCATTTAAGTGACCATTATGACCCAAGAAGTAAAGTATTAAGATTATCTCAAGATATATACTACGGAACATCAGTAACATCAGTAGCTGTTGCTGCTCATGAATGTGGCCATGCGATTCAACATGCCAAAGGATATGTGCCTCTAAATTTAAGAAGTAGTTTAGTTCCGGTAGTAAACTTTGCATCAAATATATCATGGATTTTAATCGCGTTAGGATTTATTATGAGAGGTCCATTTTTAGAAATAGGTATACTTTTATTTTCGGCATCAGTTTTATTTCAAATAATAACTTTACCTGTTGAGTTTAATGCTTCTAATAGAGCATTAGTTCAGCTTGGAAATTTAGGTATTGTAGAAGGGAAAGAGTTAAATCAAAGTAGAAAAGTACTTACAGCAGCAGCATTAACATATGTTGCAGCAGCTTTAACATCAGTACTTCAATTACTTAGATTAGTAGCAATAGCTAATAGAGATAATGATTAA
- a CDS encoding DUF116 domain-containing protein: MIDIKKYLTTICILVAILILGTVIVNIFISSLAHIFGLLINILVLSIIIIIIFSTIVTYNVIKDKKVSSSLMKINLKIANLLFNPVIFIASSIGIPKNEIRKIFVKLNNSYIYSNEYNFNSEDILILIPHCIQKNSCKLKVTNKIENCAKCGLCNVSDLVKLKEKTGMNVFIATGGTLARKIIIDNKPKAVIAVACERDLTSGIQDMKHIPVLGVFNKRPNGPCVDTLIDIHEIENAINFLTNKK; the protein is encoded by the coding sequence ATGATAGACATCAAAAAATACCTAACAACAATATGTATATTAGTAGCAATACTTATTTTAGGTACTGTTATTGTAAATATATTTATATCTAGTTTAGCTCATATATTTGGATTATTAATTAATATCTTAGTATTATCTATAATAATTATTATAATTTTTTCAACAATAGTTACTTATAATGTAATTAAGGATAAAAAAGTTAGTTCTAGTTTAATGAAAATTAACTTAAAAATTGCAAACTTATTATTTAATCCAGTGATTTTTATAGCTTCATCTATAGGTATACCTAAAAATGAAATAAGAAAAATATTTGTGAAATTAAATAATAGCTATATATATAGCAATGAATATAATTTTAATTCTGAAGATATATTAATACTTATACCTCATTGTATACAAAAAAATAGTTGCAAATTAAAAGTAACTAATAAAATAGAAAATTGTGCAAAATGTGGATTATGTAATGTAAGTGACTTAGTCAAACTAAAAGAAAAAACTGGAATGAATGTATTTATAGCTACAGGTGGAACACTAGCTAGAAAAATAATTATAGATAATAAACCTAAAGCTGTTATAGCTGTAGCTTGTGAGAGAGATTTAACATCTGGTATTCAAGATATGAAGCATATACCAGTGTTAGGTGTATTTAACAAAAGACCAAACGGGCCATGTGTAGATACTTTAATAGATATACATGAAATTGAAAATGCAATAAATTTCTTAACTAATAAAAAATAA
- the fmt gene encoding methionyl-tRNA formyltransferase: MRVLFMGTPDIATGCLQKLIDEKYDVIGVVTQPDKPQNRGKKLGMPPVKELALKYDIPVYQPIKARDEEFVGTLKELNPDIIVVVAFGQILPKSILDIPKFGCINVHVSLLPKYRGAAPINWVIINGEDKTGVTTMYMDEGLDTGDMILTEEFDLDDEITAGELHDKMKDIGADVLIETLKQIEKGTAPRIPQNHEEFTYAPMMNKALGEINWSKSAREIHNLVRGVNPWPSAYTTYEESTMKVWKTEVLNETSDKEPGTVLKVDKDGIRVSTKDNVVLVKEIQMPGKKRVLVSEYIKGNNINTNTILG, encoded by the coding sequence ATGAGAGTACTATTTATGGGAACACCTGATATAGCTACAGGATGTTTACAAAAACTGATAGATGAAAAATATGACGTAATAGGTGTTGTAACTCAACCTGATAAACCACAAAATAGAGGTAAAAAATTAGGTATGCCACCTGTTAAGGAATTAGCTTTAAAATATGATATACCGGTATATCAACCGATAAAGGCTAGAGATGAAGAATTTGTAGGAACTTTAAAAGAATTAAATCCAGATATAATAGTAGTAGTTGCATTTGGTCAAATACTTCCAAAATCAATATTAGATATACCTAAATTTGGATGTATAAATGTTCACGTCTCATTATTACCTAAATATAGAGGAGCAGCTCCAATAAACTGGGTAATAATAAATGGAGAAGACAAAACTGGTGTTACGACTATGTATATGGATGAAGGTCTAGATACTGGAGATATGATATTAACAGAAGAATTTGATTTAGATGATGAAATAACAGCAGGAGAACTTCATGACAAAATGAAAGATATAGGAGCGGATGTTTTAATAGAAACATTAAAACAAATAGAAAAAGGAACTGCCCCTAGAATACCTCAAAATCATGAAGAGTTTACATATGCTCCAATGATGAATAAAGCCTTAGGAGAAATAAACTGGTCAAAATCAGCAAGGGAAATACATAATCTTGTAAGAGGTGTAAATCCATGGCCAAGTGCTTATACAACTTATGAAGAATCTACTATGAAGGTTTGGAAAACTGAAGTTTTAAATGAAACTAGTGATAAAGAGCCAGGAACAGTACTTAAGGTTGACAAAGATGGTATAAGAGTAAGTACTAAGGATAATGTAGTTTTAGTTAAAGAAATTCAAATGCCAGGAAAGAAAAGGGTACTTGTATCTGAATATATAAAAGGAAATAATATAAATACTAATACAATATTAGGTTAG
- the def gene encoding peptide deformylase — translation MALREIVQIGEPVLRKKAKKVEVIDEKIIQILDDMADTMYNADGVGLAAPQVGILKRIVVIDIGDGLLELINPEIIETSGEQIGEEGCLSVIGESGIVRRPNIVKVRAYNRKGQLFEIEGEELLARAFCHEIDHLDGILYVDKVEK, via the coding sequence ATGGCATTAAGAGAAATAGTTCAAATAGGAGAACCAGTTTTAAGAAAGAAAGCAAAAAAAGTTGAAGTAATCGATGAAAAGATAATACAAATATTAGATGATATGGCAGATACAATGTATAATGCTGATGGAGTAGGACTTGCTGCACCTCAAGTTGGTATATTAAAAAGAATAGTAGTTATAGATATCGGAGATGGGTTACTAGAACTTATAAATCCTGAGATAATAGAAACATCTGGAGAACAAATAGGAGAAGAAGGATGCTTAAGTGTTATAGGAGAATCAGGAATAGTTAGAAGACCAAATATTGTAAAAGTAAGAGCTTATAATAGAAAAGGTCAATTATTTGAAATAGAAGGAGAAGAGCTTTTAGCTAGAGCATTCTGCCATGAGATAGATCATTTAGATGGAATACTATACGTAGATAAAGTAGAGAAATAA